A single Methylobacterium sp. 17Sr1-1 DNA region contains:
- a CDS encoding site-specific integrase, which yields MASLGPGGPVKLTAGLAGPLRALRWRDIEWARRTLHIPKTKNGHPRTIPLTGRALSLLGEPKPADVVPETVVFPTAEDAVKMAWRRAMGRTSLPDFRYHDLRHEAASRFFEMGLSIPEVALISGHRDTRMLMRHTHLRPEAVAEKLRWRQLACFGG from the coding sequence ATTGCCAGCCTCGGGCCGGGGGGACCCGTCAAGCTCACAGCAGGACTCGCAGGCCCACTCCGGGCGCTACGGTGGCGGGATATCGAGTGGGCCCGGCGCACCTTGCACATCCCGAAGACCAAGAATGGTCACCCCCGGACCATCCCGCTTACGGGGCGGGCCTTGAGCCTCCTTGGCGAACCGAAACCCGCGGATGTGGTCCCGGAAACGGTGGTCTTCCCGACCGCGGAGGATGCCGTGAAGATGGCTTGGCGCCGGGCGATGGGCCGGACCTCACTGCCAGACTTCCGTTACCACGACCTGAGACACGAGGCTGCGAGTCGGTTCTTCGAGATGGGCTTGAGCATCCCCGAAGTGGCTCTCATCAGCGGGCACAGGGATACCCGGATGCTGATGCGGCATACGCACCTGAGGCCCGAAGCGGTGGCTGAGAAGCTGCGCTGGAGGCAGCTGGCCTGCTTCGGCGGATGA